The Elaeis guineensis isolate ETL-2024a chromosome 14, EG11, whole genome shotgun sequence genome has a segment encoding these proteins:
- the LOC105057512 gene encoding transcriptional activator hap3-like, which produces MDGSIDGQPYLRGHDCNVARAKAGTTSYECINGQDHLLPIANVGRIMKQALPDNAKISKRAKETMQECASEFISFVTGEASEQCRKEKRKTINGDDICSAMKTLGLDEYADAMKRYLCRYREHAEKATSMKRNKPVQINVRNELPVFRSHQYRDRSPSKSHCNVAQERKFL; this is translated from the coding sequence ATGGATGGTAGTATAGATGGCCAACCATACTTGAGAGGCCATGACTGCAATGTTGCTAGAGCCAAAGCCGGTACTACATCATATGAATGCATCAATGGGCAAGATCACCTATTGCCCATAGCCAATGTGGGACGAATTATGAAGCAAGCTCTGCCAGACAATGCAAAGATATCCAAACGCGCAAAGGAAACAATGCAGGAATGCGCATCCGAGTTCATTAGCTTTGTCACCGGAGAAGCCTCTGAACAATGCCGCAAGGAGAAGCGCAAGACGATCAATGGGGATGATATTTGTTCCGCTATGAAGACACTTGGCCTTGATGAGTATGCTGATGCCATGAAAAGATATTTGTGTAGATACAGGGAGCATGCAGAGAAGGCCACCTCTATGAAGCGCAATAAGCCAGTTCAAATTAATGTCAGAAATGAATTACCAGTCTTTCGAAGCCATCAGTATAGAGACCGATCGCCATCCAAGAGTCATTGCAATGTTGCACAGGAAAGGAAATTTCTCTGA